In the Limanda limanda chromosome 10, fLimLim1.1, whole genome shotgun sequence genome, one interval contains:
- the her11 gene encoding hairy-related 11 translates to MTRKLQNPSVEDGRSRKRILKPVVEKKRRDRINQSLAELRSLLLNRTSDPRLQNPKIEKAEILDLVVEYLQKWTDGKKRSNDSPNGQTKTRAPVLSLHHSESSLPPPFSIQGAGFQQCMSHLSSYMSRVTPAQRTSLIEGLKHHTEKQQRPDFNQNTSELQQEAGSADESSRTLLPSLSPFQPHSCSTPSHDYLSPPSSPWFSPSFSTYATSPPFPSFSSHFSFPPSLSPPSTNTSFFSFSPTAPHTSPAGTHFPPPWAPRPSPHLVPREGSTPNSSSSVWRPWF, encoded by the exons ATCCTGAAGCCAGTTgttgaaaagaagagaagagatcgAATAAACCAAAGTCTCGCTGAGCTGAGGAGTTTGCTGTTGAACCGCACATCGGATCCA CGACTACAGAATCCTAAAATAGAGAAAGCAGAGATTCTGGACCTGGTAGTAGAATATCTTCAGAAGTGGACagatggaaagaaaaggagCAATG ATTCTCCTAATGGTCAGACGAAGACTCGTGCTCCTGTGTTGAGCCTTCATCACTCAGAGTCCAGTCTTCCTCCACCTTTCAGCATCCAGGGTGCAGGTTTCCAGCAGTGCATGTCCCATCTGAGCAGCTACATGAGCAGAGTGACCCCGGCCCAGAGAACCAGCCTGATCGAGGGGCTGAAGCATcacacagagaagcagcagagaccagaCTTCAACCAGAATACGTCTGAACTGCAACAGGAAGCCGGGTCTGCGGACGAGTCTTCCAGGACGCTGCTtccgtccctctctccgttTCAGCCCCACTCTTGCTCTACGCCATCCCACGACtacctctcccccccctcttccccctggttctctccttctttctccacATATGCCACCTCTCCTCCGTTCCCGTCGTTCTCCTCTCACTTCTCCTTCCCCCCTAGCCTGTCACCTCCATCTACCAACACCTCCTTCTTCAGTTTCTCGCCCACGGCCCCTCACACCAGCCCTGCTGGCACCCACTTCCCACCACCCTGGGCCCCGAGACCCTCTCCACACCTTGTGCCGAGGGAGGGGTCAACACCGAACTCCTCTTCGTCCGTGTGGAGACCCTGGTTTTGA